The Microcystis panniformis FACHB-1757 region GCCACTCTGTCGTCCCTGACGGCACTTAAACAAAACCTAAGAGTTGACACAGCGGCGAGGATATCAAAGTTTCTCCAATTTGCGCTTACGACCGATTGAGTAAAGAACGCCCAGAACGGCTCCCAAAATTAAATAAGCCAGCAGCGTAGGAATCACCTGCTGCTGTACGTCATTCAAAATAGCGATAAAAAAGGCTAAACCGACATTGCGAGCAATAGAGGAAATCGCGAGAATCGATCGCTGATCATCATCGGGACCGCCTAGAGCGTGTCCTATCCCTAGAGAGGCGATTACCATAATCAGAATTGCAACCAGTGGCAATCCCCAAACTTTCAACAATACAGGAAATCCCAAAAGACCGACTAAGATAGCTAAGAGCAAAAACAAACCATTAGCCATAAAAGTTAAGGGTTTGGCGATCTTTTCGGCCAATTTAGCGGCGAACTTTTGCATCAGAAGCCCGATACTGACAGGCAAGAACTGCACCATGGCGACTTGCTGGGCTACCTCTAAAACGGTTACATTCTCTGAAAGCCTCTCAAAGAGGGTGGTAAAAATAGCCAAGGTAAGGGGCGTAATCACAACCGCAAGTAAAGCCAGGGTGAGTTGGAGACTGGCTGAGTAACGGAATCTGACTCCCGCCATTTGCGATCGCTTGGTAGTTAGAGGCGCACCAGGGGAAGCTGCCAAAAATGCCAATCCAGCCATCACTTCTGGGGGTAAGTTAAATAGTTTTAACAGCAGGAAAACCAGCAAAGGCACTAGGACGACAACGGCTAGAAGCGCACGGAAGAGTAAAGCGGGTTTGCGCCAGAGGGAGAGCATTTTCTCGAAAGAGAGAGCGATCCCGATGGCTAACATCAGCGAAAAAATCGTGATTTTAACAAGGATTAGCAATATTGGCTTGACTTCGAGAGATATAAGGGAGTTCATCGGAAATTTTGGGTCTGAAACCCCGCCGTTCTAGGTTGGCTTTACGTTAGAATTAAAAGGCCAGTCTCGAAAACCAAGTGGACGGCGCAGCACCTTGAAAACTCGGCTTAGGGGGTTCCGACCAGAAAAGCTTGGCCGGGTAAAAAGTCGCGCGCAACAAGTACAAGAAGCTATAGGCGGTCAACGTACCGTGGGACACAGGGAATCGGGCTTCTGAAATGGGGCGAAAGTCTGTGGACTCTGTGTAAGACAGTACATGGTTTTTTAACTGTGGTATGCGACGGTGGTGGAAGCAGAAACTTAAATCGTGAGGTTTAGGAATCGCCGCACTTTTAGGGCGGCGAGGATGTCAACGGCGGTCAGATTGCCATAATCAGGGATTAAGTTGCGGCTTAAGACAGAACACTGTGGAAGGGACGGGGAGACGAGGAGAGGTGAGATACTTGCCCAACTCCCCCATTCCGAAACTGTCCCGCTTGAAACCGGTAGCCCTTCACCGTTCCCAGGGGTGACTGCCATTGCCGCTCAACCTCCAGACGTATCTGCCGGCTCTGGCTGCTCGAACGAGTTCTCAGTGGGCGTAACTGACTCCGCCGGCTTGCTTCCTGGCAAGATCTCAAAGTCCGGGGTGAACTGGACTAAGAGGCTCTGGAGTCGCACCAAGACCTGAGCATCGCCCTCTAGCTTCACCTTCCCTTCGCCAATCAGGGCAGGAAATGTGGCTATCCCAGCCATAATCAACTCCAGATCGCTACGGTCGATCGTGATGGTGAGATCAGGATTTTTGGCCTGGAATCCCTTGATGTTTGTCAGGGTTGAATTACTCATTTCCACCGCAAATTTCTCACCGTTGTCCGGTGTGAGCAAATTGATGGTGAATTTCATCCCTTCCGCTTTCTGGCTATCTAGACGAATGCCGATGAAGTCGAGCCAGAGTTGGGTGGACATGGCGCGAACCGTATCGGGGGTGACTGTCTTGGCCGTGACCCCCTTGGGGAAGCCATTTCGTAGTTCGTAAGCGGCGGCCAGAAAGCTGTTGCGGACACTGGGGCTTTCTTTCTGGTAGCCAATCTGCTCAAACACATCGGCCAGGAGGTCTTTAGCTGCCTGGTTCTGGGGTTCAGCATAGACCAGCTTGTTCAGTATCTCCATGGCTTCGCGGTATTGGCCTCGAGCGTGCAACTCCTGACCTTTGGCCAGAATCTTATCCGCACCCCCCATCATCTCGACGTAGAGCGGAGCCGATTCCCTCGGTGACAGCGGAATTAATGTGGCTGGATTGGCATCCCAGTAGCCCAGGTAGCGGTTAATCACGGCACGGCTATTGTGTTCCTCAGAACCGTGGTAGCTGTGGGCAGCCCACTGTTGCTGCAAACTTTCGGGCAGCTTGTAAACATTGTGGATTTCATTAATGGTCACGCCCTGGTTAGCTTGGTGCAGCACCTCGTTATGCAGATGGGCATAGGCATCCCGCTGGGTTCGCATGACTTCCTGAATGCGATCGTTGCCCCAACGGGGCCAGCTATGGGAGGCAAACATCACCTCCGCTTGCTGCCCGAACCTATAGAGGGCTTCATTAATTTTCTTCGACCACTCCAACGCATCCCGCACCAATGCACCCCGCAGCGTGTAGATGTTGTGGATCGTACCGCAGATGTTTTCTGCTGCCCAGAACGCTTTCCAGTCAGGGAAATAGGTGTTCATCTCGGCGGGGGCTTCGGTGCCTGGCGTATTCTGAAATACCATTTTCACCCCGTCGATGGTCAATTCCTCAATGTCCTGCTCGATGTAACGGGTGGGTTCAATCAGTCCGGTGTTGCCCGCTGCGGTGTTCTTGCCGATCGACTGATCTACATGGCCGAACGGGCTGCGCGGCAATAGCAGGCCGTACTGAAAGAATGCCCGGCGGACCATCGCCGTCCCCGAATAGACGTTTTCGGCGATCGCATATTCCATGAAGCCAACGGGGGCGATAATCTGCACCTTCCCGTTCTTCACATTCGCCTCATCCACCACACCGCGCACCCCGCCGTAGTGATCGACGTGGGAGTGGGAGTACACGACGGCGACCACACGACGGTGTCCCAGGTGTTCATTGACCAGTTCCAGAGCGGCTTTAGCCGTTTCCTTACAGGTCAACACATCAAATAGAATCCAACCTGTATTGCCCTTGATGATCGTCATGTTGGCCAGGTCGAACCCTCGCACTTGGTAGATCTTGTCCGGCAAGACCTCATAGAGTCCGTAGGCCATGTTCAGAACTGCCTGGCGCTGCAATGAGGGGTGAATGCTGTCGAAAACGCTGTCAAAGCCCCGCAACAGGAACTCGTAGCTGCCCATATCCCAAGCCACGTTACCCGCCTCTGCTATGATTTGTTTGTAAGGTGGGGCGGCAATAAAGCCTTTTTGGGCCTCTTCAAAATCCCGTTTGTCCTCGAACGGCAGGGTCTGGCGCCAACCGTTCTGTAGTTCGATGGTGAACGGGGAGGGCATCTTGCCTTTTGGATCGAAGTGCTTGTTTTTCATAAGGAGTGGTGGGTAATTAATGCGAACAAAAACAGAGACAAGACCATGAAACAAAAAAAGATAGCCAATACACTGCGTAAAGCCTTGCTAGAAGATGGCAAAATGGAACGCGCTCTTTATGAATACGAACTAGAAGAACACCTAGACTACTGGTACGAAGGTCTCAAGTCCGACCGTGATCAGTTTGTCTTTGCCGTCACGGAAAACTCCGGTGACGTGGCCATGGTATTGATTACCCCAGATAAAACTATCTATGTCAATGAGGAGGCGAGAGAGAAACTCTCGGAATTCTGGATAAAAGCTTATAGGAACAATATAAATCGATTAATTCCCATGATGGCAGAGAATTTGGCCAATGATATTATCTCGGTGACAGGCGTTAAAATGGTGTCCCCAAACCAGAATCGGCGATGGGTTAGTTTGCGCCCGTAGAATTAAAGTGAAGAGATGACGGGAAACCCTGAAAAACTATCCGCCCTTACCAATTGCTCGGTAAGGGCGGTGTAGCGGGTCATCAGAATCGACACCAGACTGCCGGAAGGAACTCCAGCTAGTCTAAATCTTGTTTAGACGTGGGGGTCTAGAGAACAGCCCCGGCGCACAGCCAGCCATTGTCGATTAGGAGACCCATGCTTTTACTACTTTCTACCATCGACATCACCTCCTGTATCCCTGAACGGATTGATTATTAAATTTATCTGCAACTAGCTTAACGCAGCTGTTCGGAAAAAATCAAGGCCGGCAGCTAAAAATTTTTTCGGCAGGCTGAGGTTAGCCCCAAAATGTAGGTGGAGATAGGAAGCGTGTAGATTCTTACCTTGCCACCCTTCGCCATTGATAGCACTTTTGGGGAATGCTTGCAGTTGATAAATCGGTGCGTCGCTTACCCCGCTTAATTGGGAGCGATGGAATTCATGGCCGCGCACTGGTTGACCTGCTTTGAGCAGGATCGTCTCCTGTTGGGCGATGGCTTGTCGATAACCTAGGGTTAACTTCGGGGACATTATAGCAGATTGGTGGATTATTTGCAACATAAAATGATTTTTTTGCTCAAAATCAACTATTTTGTCACATAAATACATTAATCCGCCACATTCGGCGTAGGTGGGCATTCCAGAGGCGATCGCTTTTCTCACCTGGGTTAAGATAGGGGTGTTAGCCGCTAATTCTGGGGCAAAGATTTCGGGAAAACCGCCACCAAAGTACAACCCTTGCAGGTTTTCGGGCAAATTTGCCCCTTGCAAGGGACTCCAAAAGATTAATTCCGCGCCTAAATTGGCTAAAATATCGAGATTATCGGGATAATAAAAGTTAAAAGCCTTATCTCTAGCAATACCGATACGGATAGGGGGAAAAAGCTTATTTGCTCCTGGGGGATTTTTCGGGTTCTCTTGGGGAGAAATAGTCAGTAAAGGCAAGAGAATGTCCCAATTAAAGCAGTTTTGGGCAATAGAAGCCAGTTGATCTTGCAGTTCCCTGATTTCTCCTAGTTCATCCCTGGGAACTAATCCTAGATGGCGATCAGGAATTGTCAGGGAATCTTGACGACGCAAAACCCCAACAATCGGCATATTGATGGATTCTAGGGCGGTTTGCAGTAATTGCAGGTGGCGATCGCTACCAACCCGATTGAGGATAACCCCTGCTAGATGGAGATTTTTGTCTAAAGATTGATAACCGCGGACAATAGCGGCGACAGAGGTAGATAAACGACTACAATCGATAACTAACAGTAGAGGAAGCCCTAAAATACGGGCAATATGGGCGGTACTGGCATAATCGGGAAATTGAGTATCGCTTAATTGAATACCATCAAATAGCCCCATTACCCCTTCAATCAGAGCATAATCGACATTTTGACAATGTTGGGCAAAACAGGTTTTTACATAGTCTTCAGAAGTTAAAACCGGATCGAGATTGCGACAGGGGCGACCGGTAAAATGAGTATGGAACATGGGATCGATATAATCGGGCCCGACTTTAAAAGATTGCACTCGATCGCCACGACTGATTAAATAGGCCAAGATTGCCAGAGTAATCGTCGTTTTACCGACTCCGCTTCTTTCTCCTGCGATGATCATTATTAGTTGTTTTTTTTCGAGATCGAGCTAGACTTAATTAACCTTTTAAGTAGTTGGACAAAAGTAAAGTTAACTGTGGGGTAAGGAGTCAGGAGTCAGGAGTCGGTCGTCAGTAAGAATTGCGGCAATTTACATTTCTTAAGATAGACAACAGAATTTATGTCCGACTACTTACACAATCAATTCTAGAGCTTGCCAACGGCTAATAGAGTTAATTTTGGCCGCTAACTTGCCCTGTGTCAATCGACTTTTTTTATTAGCGGCAAAACCGATTTAACCACGTTTAGGAGCCTTGGCATCATCTCCGGACGACCAGCTATTGTTCTGACGTTGCCCAAAACCAGAGACTTCCTACCCCACCATGAAGATAGGCTAAGACGCATTTTAACCGCCTATCCTTGAGATTGGCTAAATCTACCCAAATCCCTTTACTGTTGCCTGTTGCCTGTTGCCTCATCTCAACAAGCAATTTAAATTCGCGGGCAGCTTAACTGCTAGATTAGCTGACCAATGTTGTTTAGCTGTTAATTTTTGTAAAAAAAACATCGTCTGTATCCTATTGTACAGCTAGACTAAAAATATCTAGAAAAAGCAGTTAGATCGGCAAGAGGGAAAAGGTAAAAACCCTGACTGGGAGATGACGGGTAAATACGCAAATAAGCCTGAATTACCGCTCTAAAATTGGCTTTACCGACAGCAAGAGACCAGATTAATCAGGCAAATATCGTCAAATAAACTAATCAATATAGCTTCTTAGGTGTCTGGGAGTGAAAAGGACAGAGAACGGAGCTTTTTTAGTTTCTATAACTGCACTAATCAGAGACCTGGAACTTAGCTCTAAACCGACAACTAAATTATCAGGAGAATTAGGGTTATGCCGACTCTACACACGCTGACCAATGATAGTATCTCTTGTCCCTTGCCCGATCGCATGGAGAATGTCAATTTCCACTGCGAATTAGAAAATCAAATTCATCCCACCTACGGCCTCGAAAACCTAGGCATGAAAAATCTCGGTCGCGTTTATCGCAATCTTTCCGTACCGCAATTAGTCGAACAGGCGATCGAACGTCATGAGGGCGTTTTAGCCGATAATGGGGCTTTAGTGGTGGAAACGGGTAAATATACCGGTCGTTCCCCCAAAGATAAATTCATTGTCAAAGAAACCACCAGCGAAAAGGAAATCGACTGGAATCAGCATAACGCTCCGATTAGCGAGGAAAAATTCCAGCAATTATACCGAAAAGTCCTCGCCTATGTGCAGGGAAAAGACCTATATATTTTCGATGGTTACGTCGGGTCCGATCCTAATTGTCGCTTTGGCGTGCGCGTCGTCACCGAAATCGCCTATCATAACCTCTTTGCTCATCAGTTATTCCTCCGGCCTAGTGCGCTCGAACTAGCTGCCCATGAAACTGATTTTACCGTGATTGCCCTGCCGGGGTTACAGGGAGATCCCGAGGATGACGGACTGAACAGCGAAGCCTTTATCGTCCTCAACCTGGCCAAAAAAATCGTTCTCATCGGTGGCACTCGCTACGCTGGCGAAATCAAAAAATCCGTCTTCTCGATGATGAACTACCTGATGACCAAACAAGGGGTTTTACCGATACACGGTGCCGCTAACATGGATAAACACGGTCATACAGCCCTCTTTTTCGGTCTCTCCGGTACGGGGAAAACCACCCTTTCCGCCGATCCTAAACGCAGCCTCATCGGTGATGATGAACACGGTTGGTCAGAAGACGGCATTTTTAACTTTGAAGGCGGTTGTTATGCTAAAACTATCCGTTTAAGTGCCGAATACGAACCCCAAATCTGGGCGGCGATTCAATTTGGCACTATTCTCGAAAACGTGATCCTTTCCCCCGATAATCGCCTTCCCGACTACGATGATGGACGTTTGACCGAAAACACCCGCGCCGCCTATCCCCTGCGTTATATCCCTAATTGTGCCGTATCTGGCATGGGAACCCACCCGAAAACTATTATCTTCTTAACTGCCGATGCTTTTGGGGTACTGCCACCAATCGCCAAATTAACCACGAACCAGGCGATGTATCATTTCCTCTCCGGTTATACTAGCAAATTAGCGGGAACG contains the following coding sequences:
- the pckA gene encoding phosphoenolpyruvate carboxykinase (ATP) produces the protein MPTLHTLTNDSISCPLPDRMENVNFHCELENQIHPTYGLENLGMKNLGRVYRNLSVPQLVEQAIERHEGVLADNGALVVETGKYTGRSPKDKFIVKETTSEKEIDWNQHNAPISEEKFQQLYRKVLAYVQGKDLYIFDGYVGSDPNCRFGVRVVTEIAYHNLFAHQLFLRPSALELAAHETDFTVIALPGLQGDPEDDGLNSEAFIVLNLAKKIVLIGGTRYAGEIKKSVFSMMNYLMTKQGVLPIHGAANMDKHGHTALFFGLSGTGKTTLSADPKRSLIGDDEHGWSEDGIFNFEGGCYAKTIRLSAEYEPQIWAAIQFGTILENVILSPDNRLPDYDDGRLTENTRAAYPLRYIPNCAVSGMGTHPKTIIFLTADAFGVLPPIAKLTTNQAMYHFLSGYTSKLAGTERGITAPQVTFSSCFGQCFFPLSPLVYAQMLGERLEQHPETSVYLINTGWSGGPYGVGDRISIKHTRAMVSAALNGDLEEVVFHPHPIFQVLVPEIVPGVPKKILDPRQAWQDGESYDLQARELAHRFVENFRQFTTASQEIIAAGPIWE
- a CDS encoding bile acid:sodium symporter family protein, which gives rise to MNSLISLEVKPILLILVKITIFSLMLAIGIALSFEKMLSLWRKPALLFRALLAVVVLVPLLVFLLLKLFNLPPEVMAGLAFLAASPGAPLTTKRSQMAGVRFRYSASLQLTLALLAVVITPLTLAIFTTLFERLSENVTVLEVAQQVAMVQFLPVSIGLLMQKFAAKLAEKIAKPLTFMANGLFLLLAILVGLLGFPVLLKVWGLPLVAILIMVIASLGIGHALGGPDDDQRSILAISSIARNVGLAFFIAILNDVQQQVIPTLLAYLILGAVLGVLYSIGRKRKLEKL
- a CDS encoding cobyrinate a,c-diamide synthase — protein: MIIAGERSGVGKTTITLAILAYLISRGDRVQSFKVGPDYIDPMFHTHFTGRPCRNLDPVLTSEDYVKTCFAQHCQNVDYALIEGVMGLFDGIQLSDTQFPDYASTAHIARILGLPLLLVIDCSRLSTSVAAIVRGYQSLDKNLHLAGVILNRVGSDRHLQLLQTALESINMPIVGVLRRQDSLTIPDRHLGLVPRDELGEIRELQDQLASIAQNCFNWDILLPLLTISPQENPKNPPGANKLFPPIRIGIARDKAFNFYYPDNLDILANLGAELIFWSPLQGANLPENLQGLYFGGGFPEIFAPELAANTPILTQVRKAIASGMPTYAECGGLMYLCDKIVDFEQKNHFMLQIIHQSAIMSPKLTLGYRQAIAQQETILLKAGQPVRGHEFHRSQLSGVSDAPIYQLQAFPKSAINGEGWQGKNLHASYLHLHFGANLSLPKKFLAAGLDFFRTAALS
- a CDS encoding alkyl/aryl-sulfatase — encoded protein: MKNKHFDPKGKMPSPFTIELQNGWRQTLPFEDKRDFEEAQKGFIAAPPYKQIIAEAGNVAWDMGSYEFLLRGFDSVFDSIHPSLQRQAVLNMAYGLYEVLPDKIYQVRGFDLANMTIIKGNTGWILFDVLTCKETAKAALELVNEHLGHRRVVAVVYSHSHVDHYGGVRGVVDEANVKNGKVQIIAPVGFMEYAIAENVYSGTAMVRRAFFQYGLLLPRSPFGHVDQSIGKNTAAGNTGLIEPTRYIEQDIEELTIDGVKMVFQNTPGTEAPAEMNTYFPDWKAFWAAENICGTIHNIYTLRGALVRDALEWSKKINEALYRFGQQAEVMFASHSWPRWGNDRIQEVMRTQRDAYAHLHNEVLHQANQGVTINEIHNVYKLPESLQQQWAAHSYHGSEEHNSRAVINRYLGYWDANPATLIPLSPRESAPLYVEMMGGADKILAKGQELHARGQYREAMEILNKLVYAEPQNQAAKDLLADVFEQIGYQKESPSVRNSFLAAAYELRNGFPKGVTAKTVTPDTVRAMSTQLWLDFIGIRLDSQKAEGMKFTINLLTPDNGEKFAVEMSNSTLTNIKGFQAKNPDLTITIDRSDLELIMAGIATFPALIGEGKVKLEGDAQVLVRLQSLLVQFTPDFEILPGSKPAESVTPTENSFEQPEPADTSGG